A genomic segment from Bosea sp. OAE506 encodes:
- a CDS encoding PatB family C-S lyase, with the protein MSSAPNFDERIDRRGTHSSKWDMMEPIYGVPASDGIAMWVADMDFRPPSCVQGALEGMASHGLYGYFGDTKANHDSIRWWMQTRHGWEVELASIFTVNGLVNGTALCVAAYTKPGDGVVLMTPVYHAFARVISAAGRQVVECPLAIENDRYVLDIAGWDAMMTGKERMLMLCSPHNPGGRVWTREELRAIADFCVRHDLILVSDEIHHDLVMPGHKHQVMALAAPEIMDRLVMMTATTKTFNIAGCHVGNIIVPDKALRAPLAAAINAAGVSPNSFGMMMATAAYSPEGAEWVDALVAYLDGNRRLFEEGVSAIPGVRALPLEATYLAWIDFAGTGMATPEFTARVEKQARIAANHGPSFGKGGASFLRFNLATPRASVAEAVERLQRAFGDLQ; encoded by the coding sequence ATGAGCAGCGCCCCGAATTTTGACGAGCGGATCGACCGCCGCGGCACCCATTCCTCCAAATGGGACATGATGGAGCCGATCTACGGCGTGCCCGCGTCAGACGGCATCGCCATGTGGGTCGCCGACATGGATTTCCGGCCGCCGTCCTGCGTCCAGGGGGCGCTCGAGGGCATGGCCTCGCACGGGCTCTACGGCTATTTCGGCGACACCAAGGCCAATCACGACTCGATCCGCTGGTGGATGCAGACGCGTCATGGCTGGGAGGTCGAGCTGGCCTCGATCTTCACCGTGAACGGGCTCGTCAACGGCACGGCGCTCTGCGTCGCCGCCTATACGAAGCCCGGTGACGGCGTCGTGCTAATGACGCCGGTCTATCACGCCTTCGCCCGCGTCATCTCCGCGGCGGGCCGGCAGGTCGTCGAATGCCCGCTCGCCATCGAGAACGACCGCTATGTCCTCGACATCGCCGGCTGGGACGCGATGATGACCGGCAAGGAGCGCATGCTGATGCTGTGCTCGCCCCACAATCCGGGCGGCCGGGTCTGGACGCGAGAGGAGCTGCGCGCGATCGCGGATTTCTGCGTCCGCCACGACCTGATCCTGGTCTCCGACGAGATCCACCACGATCTCGTCATGCCCGGCCACAAGCATCAGGTGATGGCGCTGGCCGCGCCGGAGATCATGGATCGGCTGGTGATGATGACCGCCACCACCAAGACCTTCAACATCGCCGGCTGCCATGTCGGCAACATCATCGTCCCGGACAAGGCGCTGCGGGCGCCGCTGGCGGCTGCGATCAACGCCGCTGGCGTTTCGCCGAATTCGTTCGGCATGATGATGGCGACGGCAGCCTACAGCCCCGAGGGGGCGGAGTGGGTCGATGCGCTGGTGGCCTATCTCGATGGCAACCGCCGGCTCTTCGAGGAGGGTGTGAGCGCCATCCCCGGCGTGCGGGCGCTGCCGCTCGAGGCGACCTATCTCGCCTGGATCGACTTCGCCGGCACCGGCATGGCAACCCCCGAATTCACGGCCCGCGTCGAGAAGCAGGCGCGGATCGCCGCCAATCACGGGCCGAGCTTCGGCAAGGGCGGCGCATCTTTCCTGCGCTTCAACCTCGCGACGCCGCGGGCCTCGGTGGCCGAGGCGGTGGAGCGTTTGCAGCGGGCCTTCGGCGACCTGCAATAG
- a CDS encoding putative peptidoglycan glycosyltransferase FtsW, producing the protein MVSRAEPSLSGRWWWSIDRVILSALVALMVSGVVLLMAGGPPVAERLGLSTFHFVNRQAAYLTVALTIFVGVSFLTPRQVRRLALLLFTVSLAMVVATLYLGVEVKGARRWLTLGPIGSVQPSEFLKPAFVVLAAWAFAEGTRRPDLPGTWIAFLLLPATIAPLVLQPDFGQTMLVTLVWAGLFFVAGLHWFWVLGLGGAGAVGILIAYQLVPHVRARIERFMDKGSGDTFQIDTALESFAQGGWLGKGPGEGTVKRILPDAHTDFIFAVTAEEFGIVVCILLVMLFALIVLRALFVAQKAEDPFIRLAVTGLALLFGIQAAINMMVNLHMMPAKGMTLPFISYGGSSLISLAIGTGFLLALTRKRPRAVDFGSYRR; encoded by the coding sequence ATGGTCTCGCGCGCCGAACCTTCTCTCAGCGGCCGCTGGTGGTGGTCGATCGACCGCGTCATCCTGAGCGCGCTCGTCGCGCTCATGGTCTCGGGCGTCGTGCTGCTGATGGCCGGCGGGCCGCCCGTCGCCGAGCGGCTGGGCCTCTCCACCTTCCATTTCGTCAACCGCCAGGCGGCCTATCTCACGGTGGCGCTGACGATTTTCGTCGGCGTCTCCTTCCTGACGCCGCGCCAGGTCCGGCGCCTGGCGCTGCTGCTCTTCACCGTCTCGCTCGCGATGGTGGTGGCGACGCTCTATCTCGGCGTCGAGGTCAAGGGTGCGCGGCGCTGGCTGACATTGGGGCCGATCGGCTCGGTCCAGCCCTCCGAATTCCTCAAGCCCGCCTTCGTCGTGCTGGCCGCCTGGGCCTTCGCCGAGGGCACGCGGCGTCCCGACCTGCCGGGCACCTGGATCGCCTTCCTGCTGCTGCCGGCGACGATCGCGCCGCTCGTGCTCCAGCCCGATTTCGGACAGACCATGCTCGTCACCCTGGTCTGGGCCGGGCTGTTCTTCGTCGCCGGGCTGCACTGGTTCTGGGTGCTGGGCCTCGGCGGCGCCGGCGCGGTGGGCATCCTGATCGCCTACCAGCTCGTGCCGCATGTGCGCGCCCGCATCGAGCGCTTCATGGACAAGGGCTCGGGCGACACCTTCCAGATCGACACCGCGCTGGAGAGCTTCGCCCAGGGTGGCTGGCTCGGTAAGGGGCCGGGCGAGGGAACGGTCAAGCGCATCCTGCCCGACGCGCATACCGACTTCATCTTCGCCGTGACAGCGGAGGAGTTCGGCATCGTCGTCTGCATCCTGCTGGTGATGCTGTTTGCGCTGATCGTGCTGCGGGCGCTGTTCGTGGCGCAGAAGGCCGAGGACCCCTTCATCCGCCTCGCCGTGACGGGGCTTGCTCTGCTCTTCGGCATCCAGGCTGCGATCAACATGATGGTCAACCTGCACATGATGCCGGCCAAGGGCATGACGCTGCCCTTCATCTCCTATGGCGGCTCGTCGCTGATCTCGCTGGCGATCGGGACCGGGTTCCTGCTGGCCCTGACGCGCAAGCGGCCACGCGCCGTCGATTTCGGCTCCTACAGGCGCTGA
- the murD gene encoding UDP-N-acetylmuramoyl-L-alanine--D-glutamate ligase, with the protein MTPVTCFAGRRVALFGLGGSGLATARALIAGGAQVEAFDDNPASRDRAAGEGIAVVDLATADWSAFDSFILAPGVPLTHPVPHWTVAKAKAAGVEIIGDVELFFRQRMATEPAAPVVCITGTNGKSTTTALVAHVLRQAGRDVQMGGNIGTAVLALEPPSASRVHVIECSSYQIDLAPSLAPSVGIQMNLTPDHLDRHGTFEAYGAIKERLVSAADVAVIGVDDEPSKQMARRRAASGRKLVKISGEQPLDDGVFAGVTANAGTLETRIVQVLDGKPRIVANLAGIGSLRGSHNAQNAAAAFAACFALGLTAEQIAAGLASYPGLAHRMEEIGRIGRVVFINDSKATNADSTEKALTSFRDIFWILGGKAKEGGIESLRRYFPNIARAYLIGAASDLFAATFDDDRRVAYERSGTLDVALANAARDALAHPGRGDIAVLLSPACASFDQFPNFEVRGDAFRALVKALPGFQPPGNV; encoded by the coding sequence ATGACGCCGGTCACCTGTTTCGCGGGCCGGCGCGTCGCGCTGTTCGGCCTCGGTGGTTCCGGGCTCGCCACGGCGCGGGCGCTGATCGCCGGAGGGGCCCAGGTCGAGGCCTTCGACGACAATCCCGCCAGCCGCGACCGCGCGGCGGGCGAGGGGATCGCCGTGGTCGATCTGGCGACGGCGGACTGGTCGGCCTTCGACAGCTTCATCCTCGCGCCCGGCGTGCCGCTGACCCATCCCGTCCCGCACTGGACGGTCGCCAAGGCGAAGGCGGCTGGTGTCGAGATCATCGGCGATGTCGAGCTGTTCTTCCGGCAGCGCATGGCGACGGAGCCGGCTGCCCCTGTCGTCTGCATCACCGGCACCAACGGAAAGTCGACGACCACGGCGCTGGTCGCGCATGTGCTGCGCCAGGCTGGCCGCGACGTGCAGATGGGCGGCAATATCGGCACGGCCGTGCTGGCGCTGGAGCCGCCTTCGGCGAGCCGCGTCCATGTCATCGAGTGTTCGAGCTACCAGATCGACCTTGCGCCTTCGCTGGCGCCGAGCGTCGGCATCCAGATGAACCTGACGCCGGATCATCTCGACCGGCACGGCACCTTCGAGGCGTATGGGGCGATAAAGGAGCGTCTGGTCTCCGCCGCGGACGTCGCCGTCATCGGCGTCGACGACGAGCCGTCCAAGCAGATGGCGCGGCGGCGCGCGGCGTCCGGCCGCAAGCTGGTCAAGATCAGCGGCGAGCAGCCGCTCGACGACGGCGTCTTCGCCGGCGTGACCGCCAATGCCGGCACGCTGGAGACGCGGATCGTCCAGGTGCTCGACGGCAAGCCCCGCATCGTCGCCAATCTCGCCGGCATCGGCTCGCTGCGGGGCTCGCACAACGCGCAGAACGCAGCGGCTGCGTTCGCCGCCTGCTTCGCGCTGGGGCTCACGGCCGAGCAGATCGCGGCGGGCTTGGCCAGCTATCCCGGTCTGGCGCATCGCATGGAGGAGATCGGCCGGATCGGCCGGGTCGTCTTCATCAACGATTCCAAGGCGACCAATGCAGATTCGACCGAGAAGGCGCTGACCTCCTTCCGCGACATCTTCTGGATCCTCGGTGGCAAGGCGAAGGAGGGCGGCATCGAATCCCTGCGCCGCTACTTCCCCAACATCGCCCGGGCCTATCTGATCGGCGCGGCGAGCGATCTTTTCGCCGCGACCTTCGACGACGACAGGCGCGTCGCTTACGAGCGCAGCGGCACGCTCGATGTCGCGCTGGCGAACGCTGCGCGCGATGCGCTGGCCCATCCGGGCCGCGGCGACATCGCCGTGCTGCTCTCGCCGGCCTGTGCCTCCTTCGACCAGTTCCCGAATTTCGAGGTACGCGGCGATGCGTTCCGGGCGCTGGTGAAGGCGCTGCCGGGCTTCCAGCCTCCGGGAAACGTCTAG